The following proteins come from a genomic window of Lycium ferocissimum isolate CSIRO_LF1 chromosome 4, AGI_CSIRO_Lferr_CH_V1, whole genome shotgun sequence:
- the LOC132054911 gene encoding uncharacterized protein LOC132054911 → MGNNTRKSVRFDQQEVVQEKEVERNKAIHVEKVHPREDNCPEEEMIVSLANNVKLVPADFTINKAENDKEGVLSTTSFGLLEVSPQKKIHNATEGDKSVHEDTHGKKDHLISQENIFSKQRKAEVLVKWDHMDDVNPFIHRGGSFSMHKSFKK, encoded by the exons ATGGGGAATAATACTAGAAAATCTGTACGTTTTGATCAACAAGAAGttgttcaagaaaaagaagtagAAAGGAACAAAGCTATTCATGTGGAAAAGGTACATCCCCGTGAAGACAATTGTCCCGAAGAAGAAATGATTGTAAGCCTGGCCAATAATGTTAAATTGGTGCCCGCTGATTTTACAATTAACAAAG CTGAAAATGACAAGGAGGGAGTACTATCCACTACAAGCTTTGGCCTACTTGAAGTTTCTCCACAAAAGAAAATACACAATGCGACAGAGGGCGACAAATCTGTGCATGAGGATACACATGGAAAAAAAGATCATCTAATTTCTCAGGAAAATAtcttttcaaaacaaagaaaagctGAAGTTCTTGTAAAATGGGACCACATGGATGATGTCAACCCTTTCATACATAGAGGAGGTAGCTTCTCAATGCATAAATCTTTTAAGAAATGA